A genomic stretch from Colwellia sp. Arc7-635 includes:
- the fre gene encoding NAD(P)H-flavin reductase, translated as MKMITCQVASLTPLTEYVYKALLKPSQNVDFSAGQYLNFVMSDEDKRPFSIASAPGAEHIELQIGAFGSDSYPMQVIEKIKANSEVEIEIPLGNAHLREDSDRPLLLIAGGTGFSYIKSMFEQLVKQDSQREVIVYWGLRDLSACYELEHTAKMISKLTHGKFIPVIEAPNDEWQGRSGMVHKAVMADVKNLADYDIYLAGRFEMVAAVRDDFVKQGALIEHMYADAFAYI; from the coding sequence ATGAAAATGATTACATGTCAGGTGGCTTCGTTAACACCATTGACGGAATATGTTTATAAGGCATTGTTAAAGCCGAGCCAGAATGTCGATTTTTCTGCTGGGCAATATCTAAATTTTGTCATGAGCGATGAAGATAAACGTCCTTTTTCAATAGCTAGTGCCCCAGGGGCAGAACATATTGAATTACAAATTGGTGCTTTTGGTTCCGATAGCTACCCGATGCAAGTGATTGAAAAAATCAAAGCGAACAGTGAAGTGGAAATCGAAATACCATTAGGTAATGCGCACCTTCGCGAGGATAGTGACAGACCTTTACTATTGATTGCTGGTGGTACAGGCTTTTCATACATTAAATCCATGTTTGAGCAGCTAGTAAAACAAGACTCTCAGCGTGAAGTGATAGTTTATTGGGGCTTACGTGACTTAAGTGCTTGTTATGAATTAGAGCATACAGCGAAAATGATCAGTAAATTAACTCATGGTAAGTTTATTCCTGTCATTGAAGCGCCAAATGACGAATGGCAAGGTCGTTCGGGTATGGTACATAAAGCTGTGATGGCAGATGTGAAAAACTTAGCCGATTATGACATTTATTTAGCGGGTCGTTTTGAGATGGTTGCTGCCGTACGTGACGATTTCGTCAAGCAAGGGGCATTAATTGAGCATATGTATGCCGATGCTTTTGCTTATATATAA
- the ubiD gene encoding 4-hydroxy-3-polyprenylbenzoate decarboxylase gives MKYSDLRDFISQLEKLGQLKRISQPISTHLTMTEISDRTLRQGGPALLFENPTDENGKPHGMPVLTNLFGTPDRVALAMGQDNVSALRGVGKLLAALKEPEPPKGFRDALDKLPLYKQVLNMPVKVIKKPLCQQVVLEGDNVDLTQLPIQKCWPGDVAPLITWGLTVTKGPHKERQNLGIYRNQLLGRNKVIMRWLSHRGGALDFQEFKKAFPGEKYPVAVALGADPATILGAVTPVPDTLSEYAFAGLLRGSKTEVAKCISNNLEVPASAEIVLEGYIDPDEVAPEGPYGDHTGYYNEVDDFPVFTVTHVTHRKDPIYHSTYTGRPPDEPAILGVALNEVFVPILQKQFPEIQDFYLPPEGCSYRLAVVTIKKQYAGHAKRVMMGVWSFLRQFMYTKFVIVCDDDINARDWQDVIWAMTTRMDPSRDTVLIENTPIDYLDFASPVSGLGSKMGLDATNKWPGETNREWGEPIEMTQAVKDHVDDIWDELDISTDATNS, from the coding sequence ATGAAATACAGTGATTTAAGAGACTTCATCTCTCAATTAGAGAAATTGGGGCAGTTGAAGCGCATTAGCCAACCCATTTCTACTCATTTAACTATGACTGAAATCAGTGATCGTACCTTACGTCAGGGCGGTCCAGCATTGCTATTTGAAAATCCTACGGATGAAAATGGTAAGCCACATGGCATGCCTGTATTAACCAACCTATTTGGTACCCCCGATCGCGTTGCCTTGGCAATGGGACAGGACAATGTCAGTGCATTGCGTGGTGTAGGCAAGTTACTAGCTGCGTTAAAAGAACCAGAGCCACCGAAAGGCTTTCGTGACGCTCTGGATAAATTACCTTTATATAAACAAGTATTAAATATGCCTGTTAAGGTAATTAAAAAGCCGTTATGTCAGCAAGTTGTGCTTGAAGGAGATAATGTTGATCTCACTCAATTACCTATTCAAAAATGTTGGCCAGGCGATGTCGCACCATTAATTACCTGGGGATTAACCGTTACTAAAGGTCCACATAAAGAGCGCCAAAACTTAGGTATTTACCGAAATCAATTATTAGGGCGTAATAAAGTTATTATGCGCTGGCTATCTCACCGAGGAGGGGCTTTAGACTTCCAAGAGTTTAAAAAAGCCTTTCCGGGAGAAAAGTATCCTGTTGCTGTCGCATTAGGTGCAGACCCTGCAACTATTTTAGGTGCCGTTACACCTGTGCCCGATACGCTTTCAGAATATGCTTTTGCAGGTTTATTACGAGGTAGTAAAACCGAAGTTGCTAAATGTATTAGCAATAATTTGGAAGTGCCTGCGAGTGCTGAAATTGTCCTTGAAGGTTATATTGACCCTGATGAAGTTGCACCGGAAGGGCCGTATGGCGATCACACCGGTTATTATAACGAAGTTGATGACTTTCCTGTTTTTACCGTAACTCACGTTACCCACAGAAAAGATCCTATTTATCACAGTACTTATACGGGTCGTCCGCCAGATGAACCTGCAATATTAGGTGTCGCACTTAATGAAGTATTTGTGCCGATTCTACAAAAGCAATTTCCTGAAATTCAAGACTTTTACTTACCACCTGAAGGTTGTTCATATCGCCTGGCGGTAGTCACCATTAAAAAGCAATATGCTGGACATGCTAAACGTGTGATGATGGGCGTTTGGTCATTCTTGCGTCAATTTATGTATACCAAATTTGTTATTGTTTGCGACGATGATATTAATGCTAGAGACTGGCAGGATGTGATTTGGGCCATGACTACTCGTATGGATCCAAGCCGGGATACCGTGTTGATTGAAAATACGCCCATAGACTATTTAGATTTTGCATCACCCGTGTCAGGTTTAGGTTCAAAAATGGGGTTAGACGCGACTAATAAATGGCCCGGTGAAACTAATCGTGAATGGGGCGAACCTATTGAAATGACACAAGCGGTTAAAGATCATGTTGATGATATTTGGGATGAGCTCGATATATCAACAGATGCCACTAACTCATAA
- a CDS encoding transporter substrate-binding domain-containing protein: MRYFLMFFLLLLSYCAFAVSPNSAQNVINIKVVTEDTFPLQYVANNKILGPATELVEQVLLAAEVNYNIEVLPWARAYHLALTEPNVLIYSLAKTAVRANDFQWIGRIIALDYYLYGSADSNINSQTALDELKKYRIGTVRDSAVFQYLQSNGFKQLTTVVKGRQNVLLFQQNRIDFFPANKSSFQAICQQESFDCNGLEPLYIAFSLLTDDIIVEKVRVAYQQVMEKRKNLHDIGIN, translated from the coding sequence ATGCGTTATTTTTTGATGTTTTTTCTGTTGTTATTGAGCTATTGCGCTTTCGCAGTTTCCCCAAATTCAGCGCAGAATGTTATCAATATAAAAGTGGTAACGGAAGATACTTTTCCTTTGCAGTATGTTGCGAATAATAAAATTTTAGGACCAGCGACTGAACTCGTTGAACAAGTATTGTTGGCGGCAGAGGTAAATTACAATATTGAGGTTTTACCTTGGGCTCGGGCTTACCATCTGGCGTTAACAGAACCCAATGTTTTGATTTATTCTTTAGCAAAAACGGCCGTGAGAGCTAATGATTTTCAGTGGATTGGTAGAATAATTGCATTAGACTATTACTTATATGGTAGCGCTGACAGCAATATTAATTCGCAAACCGCACTTGATGAACTTAAAAAATATCGCATTGGCACTGTTCGAGATAGTGCGGTATTTCAGTACTTACAGAGCAATGGCTTTAAGCAGTTGACCACCGTTGTGAAGGGGCGGCAAAATGTTTTGTTATTTCAACAGAATAGAATTGATTTTTTTCCTGCTAATAAATCAAGTTTTCAAGCGATATGTCAGCAAGAGAGTTTTGACTGCAATGGTTTAGAGCCACTTTATATAGCCTTTAGTCTGTTGACTGACGATATCATCGTTGAAAAAGTGCGAGTCGCATATCAGCAAGTAATGGAAAAGCGAAAGAATTTACATGATATCGGTATCAATTAG
- the rho gene encoding transcription termination factor Rho encodes MNLNELKEKSISELVQLAESMKLEHLARNRKQDIIFAILKAHAKSGEDIFGSGVLEILQDGFGFLRSADSSYLAGPDDIYVSPSQIRRFSMRTGDTITGKIRPPKDGERYFALLKVNEVNFDRPENSRNKILFENLTPIHPTDRMIMERGNGSTEDITARILDLASPIGKGQRGLIVAPPKAGKTLLLQNIAQSIAHNHPDAELMVLLIDERPEEVTEMRRLVKGEVIASTFDEPANRHVQVAEMVIEKAKRLVEHKKDVVILLDSITRLARAYNTVIPSSGKILTGGVDANALHRPKRFFGAARNIEEGGSLTIIATALVDTGSKMDEVIYEEFKGTGNMELHLSRKIAEKRVFPAIHFNRSGTRREELLTKPDELQKMWILRKIVHEMGEIDAMEFMIDKLAMTKTNNEFFDSMKRQ; translated from the coding sequence ATGAATCTTAACGAACTTAAAGAAAAGTCGATTAGCGAACTAGTTCAGCTCGCAGAATCAATGAAATTGGAGCATTTGGCTCGTAACCGCAAACAAGACATTATTTTTGCTATTTTAAAAGCCCACGCTAAAAGTGGCGAAGATATCTTTGGTAGTGGTGTTTTAGAAATTCTACAAGATGGCTTTGGATTTTTACGCTCAGCGGATTCTTCTTATTTAGCTGGCCCTGATGATATTTATGTATCACCAAGCCAAATACGTCGATTTAGTATGCGTACGGGCGATACCATTACCGGTAAAATTCGTCCACCAAAAGATGGTGAACGCTACTTTGCCTTATTAAAAGTTAATGAAGTTAACTTTGACCGTCCTGAAAACTCTCGTAATAAAATCCTTTTTGAAAACCTAACGCCTATTCATCCAACTGATCGTATGATTATGGAACGTGGTAATGGTTCGACTGAAGATATTACTGCTCGTATTCTAGACCTAGCATCACCTATTGGTAAGGGACAACGTGGTTTAATCGTGGCTCCGCCAAAAGCGGGTAAAACATTATTACTACAAAATATTGCCCAGAGTATTGCTCATAACCACCCTGATGCAGAGTTGATGGTATTATTGATCGATGAACGTCCGGAAGAAGTAACTGAAATGCGTCGCTTGGTTAAAGGTGAAGTTATTGCTTCAACCTTTGATGAACCTGCAAATCGTCATGTTCAAGTCGCTGAAATGGTAATTGAAAAAGCTAAGCGTTTAGTTGAACATAAAAAAGATGTTGTTATCTTATTAGATTCAATCACTCGATTAGCGCGAGCGTACAACACGGTGATTCCATCTTCAGGTAAAATATTAACCGGTGGTGTTGATGCAAATGCTTTACATCGACCGAAGCGCTTCTTTGGTGCCGCACGTAATATTGAAGAAGGTGGTAGCTTAACTATTATAGCAACTGCGCTTGTAGATACGGGCTCTAAAATGGATGAAGTTATCTACGAAGAGTTTAAAGGTACAGGTAATATGGAACTGCACTTGTCACGCAAAATTGCTGAAAAACGTGTTTTCCCTGCTATTCACTTTAACCGCAGTGGTACTCGTCGCGAAGAATTACTTACTAAGCCTGATGAATTACAAAAAATGTGGATTTTACGCAAAATAGTTCACGAAATGGGTGAAATAGATGCGATGGAATTCATGATCGACAAACTAGCAATGACTAAAACGAATAACGAATTTTTTGATTCGATGAAGCGTCAGTAA
- the trxA gene encoding thioredoxin TrxA: MSDKIVQLTDDSFDTDVINASGLVLVDFWAEWCGPCKMIAPLLNDVAEEYAGKLTIGKLNIDQNSNTPPKYGIRGIPTLLLFKDGVVADTKVGALSKTQLKEFIDKNL; encoded by the coding sequence ATGAGCGATAAAATTGTTCAGTTAACTGATGATAGTTTTGACACAGATGTAATTAATGCGTCGGGTCTTGTTCTAGTTGATTTCTGGGCTGAATGGTGTGGACCATGTAAAATGATCGCGCCGTTGTTGAACGACGTAGCTGAAGAATATGCTGGTAAATTAACTATCGGCAAATTAAACATAGATCAAAATTCAAACACCCCACCTAAATATGGCATTCGTGGTATTCCTACGTTGTTGTTATTTAAAGACGGTGTTGTCGCTGATACGAAAGTCGGCGCTCTATCGAAGACTCAATTAAAAGAGTTTATTGATAAAAATTTATAA
- the rhlB gene encoding ATP-dependent RNA helicase RhlB, whose product MKKTHLTEIKFSELKLEPTVVSGLETMGFEYCTEIQAKSLPILMTGKDIAGQAQTGEGKTIAFLAATFHHLLQQKNVSHNQPRALIMAPTRELAIQIHRDAIEMAKSTGLRLGVVYGGEGYESQRQELEQGVDILIGTCGRLLDYLKQGIYNLSNIEVVVLDEADRMFDLGFIKDIRYMFGKMPAATERLSMLFSATLSFRVKELAFEHMNDPDSVEVAPDQKTNIRISEELFYPSNEDKMALLQTLIEEDWPDKAIIFANTKHVCEKIHAHLEIDNIRVGMLTGDVIQKKRLKILEQFTAGQLDVLVATDVAARGLHIPAVTHVFNYDLPDDCEDYVHRIGRTGRAGATGHAISLACEQYVFNLPAIETYIEHELPVSKYDHDALLTDLPRPKPRPRRHKPHNGGQNRSRNTSNRPQRSN is encoded by the coding sequence ATGAAAAAAACACACTTAACAGAAATAAAGTTCTCGGAACTTAAACTCGAGCCTACCGTAGTTAGCGGCCTCGAAACTATGGGCTTTGAATATTGTACTGAAATTCAAGCAAAGTCTCTTCCTATACTCATGACAGGCAAAGATATTGCCGGTCAAGCACAAACTGGCGAAGGTAAAACCATTGCCTTTTTAGCAGCAACATTTCATCACTTATTACAGCAAAAAAATGTTAGCCACAATCAACCACGTGCCTTAATCATGGCACCAACACGTGAGCTTGCAATTCAAATTCATCGCGATGCCATTGAAATGGCAAAAAGTACTGGGTTACGCCTTGGTGTTGTATATGGTGGTGAAGGTTACGAAAGTCAACGTCAAGAGCTTGAACAAGGCGTAGATATTTTGATCGGCACTTGTGGTCGTTTACTTGATTACTTGAAGCAAGGTATATATAACCTCAGTAACATAGAAGTTGTTGTGCTTGATGAAGCTGATCGCATGTTTGATTTAGGCTTTATTAAAGATATTCGCTATATGTTCGGCAAAATGCCAGCCGCGACTGAACGCTTAAGCATGCTATTTTCTGCAACCTTATCTTTTCGTGTTAAAGAGCTCGCTTTTGAGCACATGAATGATCCTGATAGTGTCGAAGTCGCACCCGATCAAAAAACTAACATTCGAATTTCTGAAGAATTATTTTATCCTTCGAACGAAGATAAAATGGCTTTATTACAAACATTAATTGAAGAAGATTGGCCTGATAAAGCAATTATTTTTGCTAATACAAAACATGTTTGTGAAAAAATTCATGCGCACCTTGAAATTGATAACATTCGTGTAGGTATGCTCACTGGCGACGTTATTCAAAAGAAACGTTTGAAAATTTTAGAGCAATTTACCGCTGGCCAACTTGATGTTTTAGTTGCCACTGATGTTGCTGCTCGTGGTTTACATATTCCTGCTGTTACTCATGTTTTCAACTATGACTTACCTGACGACTGTGAAGATTACGTTCATCGTATCGGTCGTACAGGTCGAGCCGGTGCTACAGGTCATGCAATTAGTTTAGCTTGTGAGCAATATGTCTTTAACTTGCCAGCTATTGAGACCTACATTGAGCATGAACTACCTGTCAGTAAGTATGATCATGATGCACTATTGACCGATTTACCTAGACCTAAACCTCGTCCGCGTCGTCATAAACCACATAATGGTGGTCAAAACCGTAGTCGTAATACAAGTAATAGGCCTCAAAGGAGCAATTAG
- a CDS encoding guanosine-5'-triphosphate,3'-diphosphate pyrophosphatase, whose amino-acid sequence MATTSMETSSPLYAVVDLGSNSFHMLITRQLADSVQVVDRVKRKVRLAAGLSRDNILSEQAMAKGLECLSFFAERLQDIPAKNIRIVATATLRLAQNSAIFLAKAELILGHKVTVLSGITEAEYIYLGVAHTSFSASKRLVLDIGGASTELVVGHGFTVKKAHSLNIGCVTYNQLYFPNGVLSESNFASAISAAEFAIDEIKTEFCDIGWQCVLGGSGTMQALAEILTYRQKPSVLSLDFLYQMREQLQTFDNISTINLPGLSTERSPVIASGLAILIALFQQLSIKKLTLSNGALREGLLYEMLPGDRSVNIRQRTIKALSQRFHIDQQHAHCIQQQVNAIFTQLKIHWDLPGNNALDILLASCDLHEIGLLLEYKYHRQHGAYILTHADLAGFNQSERQLLVTFVSLYKGDIDQKIIDKQSAITSEHALKLLIILRLAVILCRRRKDDELPSYQISANGKMLSLSLSKTWLMQHALISDELRQENIHLGRLGYHLDIEG is encoded by the coding sequence ATGGCGACCACTTCCATGGAGACTTCATCACCTCTATATGCTGTGGTCGATTTAGGATCTAATAGCTTCCATATGTTGATTACTCGACAACTTGCCGATAGCGTGCAAGTTGTTGACCGAGTAAAGCGCAAAGTGCGTTTAGCTGCAGGTTTAAGTAGAGACAACATACTATCAGAACAAGCGATGGCAAAAGGCTTAGAGTGCTTAAGTTTTTTTGCCGAACGCTTACAAGACATCCCCGCAAAAAATATTCGAATTGTTGCTACCGCGACTTTAAGACTTGCGCAGAATAGTGCAATATTTCTCGCTAAAGCAGAGTTAATACTAGGTCATAAAGTTACCGTATTAAGTGGTATAACTGAAGCTGAATATATTTACCTTGGTGTTGCCCATACCAGCTTTAGTGCCAGTAAACGTTTAGTTTTAGATATTGGTGGTGCCAGTACAGAACTCGTTGTCGGTCATGGTTTCACGGTGAAAAAGGCTCATAGCCTCAACATTGGCTGTGTTACTTACAATCAACTCTATTTTCCTAACGGTGTGTTAAGCGAAAGTAATTTCGCTAGTGCTATATCAGCCGCAGAATTTGCTATCGACGAAATAAAAACAGAGTTTTGTGATATTGGTTGGCAATGTGTACTAGGTGGTTCAGGTACCATGCAAGCATTAGCGGAAATATTAACTTATCGCCAAAAACCGAGTGTGCTTTCATTAGACTTTTTATATCAAATGCGAGAGCAACTACAAACCTTTGATAATATAAGCACAATCAACTTACCTGGTTTATCGACAGAAAGAAGTCCTGTTATTGCTAGTGGCTTAGCTATTTTAATTGCTTTATTTCAGCAGTTATCTATCAAAAAATTAACACTATCCAACGGCGCATTGCGTGAAGGTTTGTTGTATGAAATGTTACCTGGCGACCGTTCAGTTAATATTCGACAACGGACAATAAAAGCATTATCTCAACGTTTTCATATTGATCAACAACATGCACACTGCATTCAGCAGCAGGTTAATGCTATTTTTACACAGCTAAAAATACATTGGGATTTACCTGGCAATAATGCTTTAGATATATTGCTGGCCAGTTGTGATTTACATGAAATAGGTTTATTGCTTGAATACAAATATCATCGACAGCACGGTGCCTATATTCTAACTCATGCTGATTTAGCCGGTTTTAATCAATCAGAGCGACAACTACTAGTCACTTTTGTTAGTCTTTACAAAGGTGATATTGATCAAAAAATTATTGATAAACAATCAGCTATAACATCTGAACATGCGCTAAAGTTATTAATTATCCTTCGCTTAGCTGTAATATTATGTCGTCGACGTAAAGACGATGAATTACCAAGCTATCAAATATCTGCCAATGGTAAAATGCTAAGTTTGTCTTTATCAAAGACTTGGTTAATGCAACACGCTCTCATCAGTGATGAGTTAAGGCAAGAAAACATTCACCTTGGTCGTTTGGGTTATCACTTGGATATTGAAGGTTAA
- the hemB gene encoding porphobilinogen synthase → MNNVFGQYPARRMRRMRSDDFSRRLMSEHQLSVNDLIYPVFVLEGENQCEAIESMPGVERKSIDLLLEECQELVDLGVPAIAIFPVTPADKKSLLAEEAYNRDGLAQRTVRAVKAKFPMLGVITDVALDPFTTHGQDGIIDENGYVLNEVTKNILVKQALSHAQAGADVVAPSDMMDGRIGAIRKELEQHNLVNTKILAYSAKFASSYYGPFRDAVGSAGNIKGGNKHSYQMDPANSNEALHEVAQDIHEGADMVMVKPGMPYLDVVRRVKDTFQVPTYAYQVSGEYAMHMAAINNGWLAEKPCVMEGLLAFKRAGADGILTYFAKQVARWLKEESQR, encoded by the coding sequence ATGAATAACGTCTTTGGTCAATACCCTGCTCGTCGTATGCGCCGTATGCGCTCTGATGATTTTTCTCGACGTTTAATGTCTGAACATCAGCTCAGTGTTAATGACTTGATTTACCCAGTTTTTGTTTTAGAAGGCGAGAACCAGTGCGAAGCCATTGAATCTATGCCCGGTGTAGAGCGTAAAAGTATCGATCTACTATTAGAAGAGTGCCAAGAACTTGTTGACTTGGGCGTACCTGCTATCGCTATTTTCCCTGTAACCCCCGCAGATAAAAAATCATTACTGGCCGAAGAAGCATATAACCGTGATGGTTTAGCCCAGCGGACTGTTAGAGCGGTAAAAGCAAAATTTCCGATGTTAGGTGTTATCACTGATGTGGCTTTAGACCCATTTACCACACATGGGCAAGACGGCATTATTGATGAAAATGGTTATGTACTCAATGAAGTAACAAAAAATATTTTGGTTAAACAGGCATTATCACATGCACAAGCTGGTGCTGATGTTGTCGCTCCTTCTGACATGATGGATGGTCGTATTGGTGCTATTCGAAAAGAATTAGAGCAACATAATTTAGTTAATACCAAGATCTTGGCTTATTCTGCAAAATTTGCCTCGAGCTATTATGGACCATTTCGCGATGCGGTCGGCTCAGCAGGTAATATTAAAGGTGGTAACAAACACTCTTATCAAATGGACCCTGCCAATAGTAATGAAGCACTACATGAGGTTGCACAAGATATTCATGAAGGAGCTGATATGGTGATGGTTAAGCCTGGTATGCCATATTTAGACGTTGTTCGTCGCGTAAAAGATACCTTCCAGGTGCCAACCTATGCTTACCAAGTGAGTGGTGAATATGCCATGCATATGGCTGCTATTAATAATGGCTGGTTAGCTGAAAAACCTTGCGTAATGGAAGGTTTGTTAGCGTTTAAACGTGCCGGAGCTGACGGTATACTGACGTATTTTGCTAAGCAAGTTGCGCGTTGGTTAAAAGAAGAGAGTCAACGTTAA
- a CDS encoding diguanylate cyclase yields MSTVIYAQDMPLTSLSAANISLPLQSHLQYFFIASSLILSLICFVLARSLRSYNMALLALFFTLKSLGILVGGELSVMVFFTDSAELLNVEGVLFILLSNVALFVFTAKLFTLKKRQETIYNTLFYMCFIIVVGVSFIYVIDVVDTMFLIQLQTSITLITLYCITKKSAKITSENRLLLMFLLVVMLQLGFNFLAYLFDYLHYSPQVITQLDMLSFWGMAIMMLNLMGRKYYYHLENEKLVQQEALNSARASDLAQQNLMLLQEDSQEQLESRVQERTLELNIALQELEEVNRELEEINTLDELSGLYNRRYYDQKILAEFRRSRRNLTPLSLILVDIDHFKTVNDTYGHLMGDKCIVEVANMIKSLLRRSADVGCRYGGEEFCLILPETDNKGALVLAQEICQSIRQHNICEEEHIIALTVSCGVTTYQQEKDVTPDIIFASADKALYSAKQAGRDQVHVG; encoded by the coding sequence ATGTCGACAGTCATTTATGCTCAGGATATGCCATTAACTAGTCTTTCAGCAGCTAACATCTCTTTGCCATTGCAGTCACATTTACAGTATTTCTTTATTGCTAGTAGTTTGATTTTATCGCTTATATGCTTTGTTTTGGCTCGATCATTACGCAGTTATAATATGGCTCTTTTAGCGTTGTTTTTTACTTTAAAATCACTAGGGATATTAGTTGGAGGTGAGCTTTCAGTAATGGTGTTTTTTACTGATAGTGCTGAGCTATTGAACGTTGAAGGTGTATTATTCATTCTATTGTCTAATGTCGCTCTTTTTGTTTTTACTGCTAAATTATTTACATTAAAAAAACGCCAAGAAACGATCTACAATACACTGTTCTATATGTGTTTTATTATAGTTGTCGGCGTATCATTTATTTATGTAATTGATGTTGTAGATACTATGTTCCTGATACAACTACAAACAAGTATTACGCTAATTACATTGTACTGTATTACTAAAAAGTCGGCTAAAATAACATCAGAAAATCGCTTGTTGTTGATGTTTCTACTGGTCGTTATGTTGCAATTAGGTTTTAATTTTCTCGCCTATTTATTCGATTATTTACATTATTCTCCTCAAGTAATTACTCAATTGGATATGTTATCTTTTTGGGGGATGGCGATTATGATGCTGAACTTAATGGGACGTAAATATTATTATCATTTAGAAAATGAAAAGCTAGTTCAGCAAGAAGCTTTAAATAGCGCAAGAGCGTCCGATTTGGCTCAACAAAATTTAATGCTCTTGCAAGAAGATAGCCAAGAGCAACTAGAGAGCCGTGTTCAAGAGCGGACATTAGAATTGAATATCGCTTTGCAAGAGTTAGAAGAAGTTAACCGAGAGTTAGAAGAAATAAATACTTTAGATGAACTCTCTGGGCTTTATAATCGCCGTTATTATGATCAAAAAATACTGGCCGAATTTAGGCGAAGTCGTCGAAACCTAACACCATTAAGTCTTATTTTGGTGGATATAGATCACTTTAAAACCGTCAATGATACTTATGGACATTTGATGGGCGACAAATGCATTGTTGAAGTAGCTAATATGATTAAATCTTTATTACGTCGAAGTGCCGATGTTGGTTGTCGTTATGGTGGAGAAGAATTTTGTCTTATTCTTCCAGAAACCGATAACAAGGGCGCATTAGTCTTAGCACAAGAAATTTGCCAGAGCATTCGCCAGCATAATATTTGCGAAGAAGAGCACATTATTGCGTTGACGGTAAGCTGTGGTGTAACAACGTACCAGCAAGAAAAGGATGTAACACCTGATATTATTTTCGCCAGTGCCGATAAAGCGCTATACAGCGCAAAGCAGGCTGGCCGAGATCAAGTACATGTTGGTTGA
- a CDS encoding TatD family hydrolase: MIDIGVNLTNARFDKDRSEVLVRAKQANIEAILVTGTNIAESKQAILQCRQYPDYLYSTAGIHPHDADHASDNFLEELYQLAQNSCVKAVGECGLDFNRNFSTPENQKRVFKAQVELAKQLQLPLFLHQRDAFQEWFEILKPYIGSIPGLVSHCFTGDKAQLLQCLDAGMYIGITGWVCDERRGQALRDIVPLIPLERLMIETDAPYLTPRTIRPKPKSSRNEPSYLSYVVKELADLLKCSELDLIKQTSLNSEKVFNLNANNA, translated from the coding sequence GTGATTGATATTGGTGTTAACTTAACCAATGCACGGTTTGACAAAGACCGTTCAGAGGTTTTAGTACGCGCTAAACAGGCAAACATTGAAGCAATATTAGTGACTGGAACTAATATTGCTGAAAGTAAACAAGCGATATTACAGTGTCGCCAATACCCTGATTATTTATATTCTACCGCAGGTATACATCCTCATGATGCTGATCATGCCAGTGATAATTTTTTGGAAGAGTTATATCAATTAGCACAAAATAGTTGTGTTAAAGCTGTTGGCGAATGCGGCTTAGACTTTAACCGTAACTTCTCGACACCCGAAAATCAAAAGCGTGTTTTTAAAGCGCAAGTTGAACTAGCAAAACAATTACAATTACCTTTGTTTTTACATCAACGCGATGCTTTTCAAGAATGGTTTGAAATATTAAAACCTTATATTGGTAGCATTCCAGGTTTAGTATCACATTGTTTTACCGGTGATAAAGCACAGTTACTGCAGTGTCTAGATGCTGGTATGTATATTGGTATTACGGGTTGGGTGTGCGATGAGCGCAGAGGACAAGCATTGCGAGATATTGTGCCATTGATCCCGCTAGAGCGATTAATGATCGAAACTGATGCGCCATATCTAACCCCTAGAACTATTCGCCCTAAACCTAAAAGTAGTCGTAATGAACCGAGTTATTTATCTTATGTGGTGAAAGAGCTTGCCGACCTACTTAAGTGCAGCGAACTTGATTTGATTAAGCAGACATCCCTCAATAGTGAAAAGGTTTTTAACTTAAATGCTAACAATGCGTAA